The proteins below are encoded in one region of Acanthochromis polyacanthus isolate Apoly-LR-REF ecotype Palm Island chromosome 4, KAUST_Apoly_ChrSc, whole genome shotgun sequence:
- the dipk1a gene encoding divergent protein kinase domain 1A, with protein MARGLFPWGFFRKPLYNQARFSYLHMKYLFFSWLAVFVGSWIVYVEYSSYTELCRGHDCKNSICDKYRKGVIDGSACSSLCEKDTLYLGKCFTAKPNSQVYSGSWGDLEGVIKCQMEEAPHYDLGGDMEPRKEAATFSKPTKGTSVEKFREMIFNHLKAKVGDQANLADLATQVLSIADANKDGHISLPEARSTWALLQLNEFLLALVLQDREHTPKLLGFCGDLYVLDKVPHSPLYGISLPWIIEVWIPTGLRRSMDQWFTPSWPHKAKISIGLLELVEDIFHGTFGSFLMCDVSVTNFGYNDRHDLKVMDARYIVPEAIFQEDIRQQRCDVDEDCLYGADCLTSCDLTKHRCTPEVTRPNLAKACEALKDYILRGAPSDVSEELEKQLYACIALKGSAEQMEIEHSLILNNLKTLLWKKISHTKDS; from the exons ATGGCCAGAGGTCTGTTTCCATGGGGGTTCTTCAGAAAGCCTCTGTACAACCAG GCCAGATTCTCCTACCTACACATGAAGTACCTCTTCTTCTCCTGGCTGGCAGTGTTCGTGGGGAGCTGGATTGTGTATGTGGAGTATTCATCCTACACAGAGCTGTGTCGTGGTCACGACTGCAAAAATTCAATA tgtgacaaatacagaaaaggtGTCATTGATGGCTCAGCCTGCAGCAGCCTGTGTGAGAAAGACACTCTTTACCTGGGAAAGTGCTTCACTGCCAAGCCCAACAGTCAG GTTTACTCAGGGAGCTGGGGAGACCTGGAGGGGGTCATTAAGTGCCAGATGGAGGAGGCTCCTCATTACGATCTGGGAGGTGACATGGAGCCCAGGAAGGAGGCTGCGACCTTCAGCAAGCCCACCAAGGGAACCTCTGTGGAGAAGTTCAGAGAGATGATCTTCAACCACCTAAAG GCCAAAGTGGGGGATCAGGCCAACCTTGCGGACCTGGCAACCCAAGTATTGTCCATAGCAGATGCCAATAAGGACGGCCATATCTCACTGCCAGAAGCTCGCTCCACGTGGGCCCTGCTGCAGCTCAATGAGTTCCTGTTAGCGTTAGTCCTACAAGACAGAGAGCATACGCCCAAGTTACTGGGCTTCTGTGGAGACCTGTATGTGTTGGACAAGGTGCCACACTCGCCCCTGTATGGGATTAGTCTACCTTGGATCATCGAGGTGTGGATTCCTACTGGCCTGCGCCGCAGCATGGACCAGTGGTTCACCCCCTCCTGGCCACACAAGGCCAAGATCTCCATCGGACTGCTGGAGCTGGTCGAGGACATTTTCCACGGCACTTTCGGCAGCTTCCTCATGTGCGACGTGAGCGTCACAAACTTCGGCTACAACGACCGCCATGACCTGAAGGTGATGGACGCACGTTACATTGTTCCCGAGGCCATTTTCCAGGAGGACATCAGGCAGCAGCGATGCGACGTAGATGAGGACTGTCTGTACGGGGCCGACTGCCTCACTTCCTGTGACCTCACCAAGCACCGCTGCACACCTGAGGTCACCAGGCCCAACTTAGCCAAAGCCTGTGAAGCACTGAAGGACTACATCCTGAGGGGAGCACCGTCTGACGTGAGCGAGGAGCTCGAGAAGCAGCTGTACGCCTGCATCGCACTGAAAGGTTCAGCAGAACAGATGGAAATCGAGCACTCACTCATTCTTAACAACCTCAAGACTTTGCTGTGGAAGAAAATCTCTCATACAAAAGACTCCTAA